In Clupea harengus chromosome 13, Ch_v2.0.2, whole genome shotgun sequence, one DNA window encodes the following:
- the fam83b gene encoding protein FAM83B, whose translation MLESHLSVLSSIHDEDTYVQPHYREAYRLAIDALVSSGQDAYREVLKADRVGSFLSEDELLFIARSTEQPEVGNHLGEVDGSPDSPPSSGTYWPTHSDVETPNLELGWPDIIHENIQTNVELLFHPPRLNSPTIKEVIRKHIQDAQEVIAIAMDVFTDVDIFREIVDASMRGVLVYVLLDHSQFQSFLTMAESQDIQIRKLRNMRVRTVKGQDYLCRTGAKFHGNMEQRFLLVDCKTVFFGSYSFMWSYEKINLSMIQVITGHLVASYDEEFRTLYARSTAPLELASLDNQLGETRPSGKVEMCGPQAFNRKYHLRHTLNTVYKQTCERQGFGSHMAGIEEQLPDYDPRSHEPIIHQRPCDYTSATDATSFLKRHSYAGERQEVTYTPPYTRFGASNWNVAENRGGNRHHIPGGFNDPQYRAPPFDNIQRNSNIRQTYHGNGAHFMSTQQNKPSFEQMSKSIMRDRRVESYLSNSGAPIPESHEYMDQFDVPDIKPALHLHSRLRSSIVFTSAIPEQPEINGYTDISSKSVRRSDQYGLAPSKYVQSPPSMKWNQSEAVDYKGMHENFMLRRRSLHINDEPLPSGNCSSGRDYYYASLGRNGGRTVCKDQDTLQENGFKRHSVAVGGRESSSHMYGVLMREREERKTARANMGSRGFADNLSGDQRSISNVSSPKIHSDSKGTAESKPSSESTCQEPPSRTSSATLLELRDKERARPSVIGSPQFFKRKIKSLLNISEKRDTSPKSKGRLHLKVGVGSSDTLVSEDEEQGGDGERKERSDTASSARTTGSPGRLRSHGPNDVGRSSAPRFNTEEVGLRPAAGHDVPKPPSQPSSDHSIRSSVTARELRRRDQYGDSRLYSRFESSNGPEKRPSGYSQQNESRTSSPANDRHRGSTSVKKDYSDKTNHSDLHTHSCHDNKLGRLFQRVGNFIHKKT comes from the exons ATGCTGGAGTCCCATCTCTCCGTGCTCTCCTCTATTCACGATGAGGACACCTATGTGCAGCCGCACTACCGGGAGGCGTACCGGTTGGCCATCGACGCCCTCGTCAGTAGCGGCCAGGACGCCTACCGGGAGGTCCTCAAAGCTGACCGGGTCGGCAGCTTCCTCTCGGAGGACGAGCTCCTCTTCATCGCCCGGAGTACTGAGCAGCCCGAGGTGGGCAACCACTTGGGAGAGGTCGATGGCTCCCCGGACAGTCCGCCTTCGTCCGGCACGTACTGGCCCACGCACTCGGACGTGGAGACCCCCAACCTGGAGCTGGGCTGGCCCGACATCATCCACGAGAATATCCAGACCAACGTGGAGCTCCTGTTTCACCCGCCCAGACTAAACAGCCCCACCATAAAGGAGGTGATTCGGAAACACATTCAGGATGCCCAGGAG GTCATTGCCATCGCCATGGATGTCTTCACCGACGTGGATATATTCAGGGAGATTGTGGACGCATCCATGAGAGGAGTCCTTGTCTATGTCCTCTTGGACCACTCTCAGTTCCAAAGCTTCCTCACTATGGCAGAGAGTCAAGACATTCAAATACGCAAGCTGAGG AACATGCGGGTCCGCACGGTGAAAGGACAAGACTACCTCTGTCGAACGGGAGCAAAGTTTCATGGGAACATGGAACAGCGGTTTCTGTTGGTCGACTGCAAGACTGTGTTCTTTGGATCCTACAG CTTCATGTGGTCCTATGAGAAGATCAACCTGAGCATGATTCAGGTTATAACTGGCCATCTGGTGGCATCTTATGACGAGGAGTTTCGAACTCTTTACGCGCGCTCCACCGCCCCCCTGGAGCTGGCTTCTCTCGACAACCAGCTGGGTGAGACGAGGCCGAGTGGCAAAGTGGAGATGTGTGGACCTCAGGCCTTCAATAGAAAGTACCACCTGCGTCACACTCTCAATACCGTCTACAAGCAAACCTGTGAGAGGCAAGGCTTCGGGAGTCACATGGCAGGCATTGAGGAACAACTGCCCGATTACGACCCGCGCAGTCATGAGCCAATAATTCATCAACGGCCGTGTGATTACACATCAGCGACAGATGCCACAAGTTTCCTGAAAAGGCACAGCTACGCTGGAGAAAGGCAGGAGGTCACTTACACTCCTCCCTACACGAGGTTTGGAGCCAGCAACTGGAATGTggcagagaacagaggaggCAACAGACACCACATCCCTGGTGGTTTCAATGACCCACAATATCGCGCTCCTCCGTTTGACAACATCCAGCGGAACTCCAACATACGTCAGACTTACCATGGCAATGGAGCACATTTCATGTCCACACAGCAGAACAAGCCCAGTTTTGAGCAGATGTCCAAGTCAATCATGCGTGATAGGAGGGTAGAGTCCTACCTAAGTAACAGTGGTGCCCCCATCCCGGAGAGCCATGAATACATGGACCAGTTTGATGTACCTGACATCAAGCCTGCTTTGCATCTGCACTCCCGCCTGAGATCTTCAATTGTTTTCACGTCCGCCATTCCCGAGCAACCGGAGATAAATGGGTACACAGACATCTCTTCAAAGTCTGTAAGGCGTAGTGACCAGTATGGCTTGGCACCCAGTAAATACGTACAGTCACCCCCCTCCATGAAGTGGAATCAATCTGAGGCGGTGGACTACAAAGGAATGCACGAGAACTTCATGCTGAGGAGACGCAGTCTGCACATAAACGATGAGCCATTGCCCTCTGGGAACTGTAGTTCGGGAAGAGACTATTATTACGCCAGTCTAGGTAGAAATGGAGGGAGAACAGTATGCAAGGACCAGGATACCCTGCAAGAAAACGGATTTAAGAGACACAGTGTGGCTGTCGGAGGCAGAGAGTCTTCAAGTCACATGTATGGTGTGCTAATGAGGGAGCgtgaggaaagaaaaacagctagagcaaaCATGGGAAGCAGGGGGTTTGCTGATAACCTGAGTGGAGATCAAAGATCCATCTCCAATGTGTCCTCTCCAAAGATCCATAGTGATTCCAAAGGGACTGCAGAGAGCAAACCTTCCTCCGAGTCAACATGCCAGGAGCCCCCTTCCAGGACTTCATCCGCCACCCTGTTGGAACTGCGAGACAAAGAGCGAGCTAGGCCCAGCGTCATCGGCTCGCCACAGTTCTTCAAAAGGAAAATCAAATCTCTCCTCAACATATCTGAGAAGAGAGATACCTCGCCCAAGAGCAAGGGCAGATTGCACCTCAAAGTGGGGGTAGGCAGCTCTGACACGTTAGTCTCCGAGGATGAAGAGCAGGgcggtgatggagagaggaaggagcgCAGCGACACGGCCAGCTCAGCAAGGACCACGGGGAGCCCCGGCCGCTTGAGGTCTCATGGCCCGAATGATGTGGGCCGATCGTCAGCGCCTCGTTTCAACACGGAGGAGGTTGGCCTGAGGCCGGCTGCAGGTCACGACGTTCCAAAACCACCAAGTCAGCCTTCTAGTGATCACAGCATTAGGTCAAGCGTCACGGCACGAGAGCTCAGGCGCAGGGATCAATATGGAGACAGCAGACTGTACAGTCGTTTTGAATCCTCCAACGGACCAGAGAAGCGGCCATCGGGCTACAGTCAGCAAAATGAATCAAGAACAAGCAGCCCAGCCAATGACAGACACAGGGGCTCTACCTCTGTCAAAAAGGACTATTCAGACAAAACAAATCACTCAGACCTCCATACCCATTCCTGCCACGACAACAAACTGGGCCGACTGTTCCAGCGAGTTGGAAATTTCATCCATAAAAAGACGTAA